A stretch of Fusarium poae strain DAOMC 252244 chromosome 2, whole genome shotgun sequence DNA encodes these proteins:
- the NPS6 gene encoding Non-ribosomal peptide synthetase has product MEGDNSSKMDTQNTLRNRPRRKCFQRGDPGMKWQISCKREKRSNMTELDLSAKPNAPQTKSVRHDVPVLRKHHEQDTQELEILLLAWSLLLYRHNHGNHVEFSWGLTEIGSSTCHTFTLNTAKLQWDGSNSVASELQVLRTYIQQQLPSEVSYTRDSYKFFFNDEPAQGGLVNQITQEDDISVNWGNVQIQATLEDDALYLRPTWREPLGAEFLANHLAQAFVEVLNTTLADPDAILSSVLPLGKLDNSVIWNWNKDLPPPVPECIHTLITEQVRLRPDAQAICSWDGNLTYAEMDNLSTLLAHHLIDLGVKNGDIVPLCFEKSRWTTVGVMGVIKAGAAFVLMDPSQPIQRRQVMAQQVKATHILTSRDQAKYGSEIAPEAKHVIVDTEKLDSLAKTIENPLRELPHVPPESLLYIIFTSGSTGTPKGVMLSHETYTASALARSTGIGYSSISRSLDFTSYAFDVSIDSILCTLIRGGCLCIPTDMDRVNDLSGAIRRLKVNMVNITPSVARILDPDIIPSLNSLGIGGEACSAGDIAIWGQHTRIVIGYGPAECTIGCTVNPSAAGKPYVSMGPGTGACIWLVDPDDHNKLVPVGAVGELLIEGPIVGQGYLGDPEKTKEAFIHDPDFLLAGADGIPGRSGRLYKSGDLVRYDPDGENGFIFVGRKDTQIKLRGQRVELGEIEHHIKNLLPPGAEVVAEIIAPRNQNKESMLVAFVADREAKDEGDSRHIDFPPRFRDALETLNDKLSKVLPVYMVPTQYITLSKIPYLVSGKTDRKSLRALGAEISANMQASAAANESSEIREPQSEAELFLRDSWCRLLGLENKQVSTTHNFFTSGGDSVLAMKLVPIVRDWGYTLSVADIFNYPVLSDMAKSMQKGDNSQGIDMQIPEFSLLKDDMDREALCAEAAEQSGCDVSAIEDIYPCAPMQEIHMAFYTRSKENYVAQRIADIPATSSIDKLKSAWSVVYKESPILRTRIVEFKQHGFMQVVVNESLQWEEVDSSLEEFVEKDKKEPMSPGAPLSRFAIVTDKALDKRYFVWTAHHAIYDGWSTDLIVEHAGAAYKGEEVSRPAQFKHFIRYLAEDSRKSSKDYWKTQLAGATGPQFPSLPSRSYIPDPTSLTERFIKLDKAAKSDITIATVIRAAWALLASQYSMSDDVIFGETFMGRTIPLPGAELIEGPILATVPVRIRLDRTTTVQDFLRAVQEQSVKRAAHEHLGIQHIRRLSEDAQIACEVTMGLVVQPQDPDPIETENDTLPSFRGGDAALEALHFNSYPLMLAVSMQKTGFRLLASFDSELLSHVQVERVLSQFEVAINQLRGDMSRSLNELTCLGAEELGQIWEANKYAPVSPKDISRFLSTGDKYPTVQYIPWVVQPGNDKLLMPLGSTGELLLEGAALAGDDVIDTPEWLKEGAMGYPGRQGKLFRTGDLVKYSDDMSLVFIGRKDAMTSVDGRVVDLNATDLELKRLLPSNCKAVSRLVVPKGSSSQTPVVVAFVQETPAKDAQLLKLGLDISDASLPLSQAVSVELATAIIGLNKAMVETLPPYAIPSICIPLDNSANISSIDNVAENITLSLVVELRKSFASLKKTIADTTVLTTKERVLRASWSKFLGSEEEKLALDDNFFRLGGDSIVAMRMVSALRQEGYRLSVASIFQNMQLRGMADSLVEISTESEESTKKYTTFSLLNTKDIDDFLIKVIQPQLANPEWKIKDVLPATGPQAGDVKQSVFAPRSSVQYNMLYLDQSIDTARLIDSFQYLVSQHAILRTVFVQNEGQTLQVVLDDLKVPVTEQSVGGSIDSAAKQLAESDVNSSTDLTHGSSFIRLFILRGETENAFVIRISHAQYDGVSLPELIRQLELRYRGLEIPSSEPFETYLQHLSTVKPQNVEFWRKNLQGSSYTEIAPAADPQKKTAFMTKDVDISGASPNTTHAMLLTAGWAKVLSQHLDVPDVTFGGIVSGRDIDVTGIDTIMGPCYQYQPVRVKFEPNWTATDLLDSVRSQSLEGSQRATLSFQEILKECTDWPAETPFYGSFTNHLNKEFFDSIPFAGTKCRVDYSIPHPEPATPPRVVSFSEDGRTQIGIEADEERREFWEARLGELAHVIEGFIKNPEALI; this is encoded by the exons ATGGAAGGTGACAATTCCTCCAAGATGGACACCCAGAACACCCTCCGAAATCGCCCGCGACGAAAGTGTTTCCAGAGAGGGGACCCTGGGATGAAATG GCAAAT ATCTTgtaaaagagagaaaagatcAAACATGACAGAACTTGACTTATCTGCGAAGCCAAATGCGCCGCAGACAAAGAGCGTGCGTCATGACGTGCCTGTTCTGCGCAAACACCACGAACAAGATACCCAGGAGCTTGAGATACTACTATTAGCATGGTCGCTTCTTTTATATCGTCACAATCATGGCAACCACGTCGAGTTCTCTTGGGGATTGACCGAGATCGGATCTTCCACATGTCATACCTTCACACTCAACACAGCCAAGTTGCAATGGGATGGGAGCAACTCTGTCGCATCGGAGCTCCAAGTGCTTAGAACATATATACAGCAGCAATTACCGTCAGAAGTATCATACACAAGGGATAGCTACAAGTTCTTCTTCAATGACGAGCCTGCGCAAGGTGGCTTGGTCAACCAAATTACCCAAGAAGACGATATTTCAGTGAACTGG GGAAATGTCCAAATTCAAGCAACACTAGAAGATGACGCTCTCTACCTTCGACCGACCTGGCGCGAACCTCTAGGCGCAGAGTTCCTCGCAAACCACCTCGCTCAAGCTTTTGTCGAAGTCCTCAACACAACCCTCGCCGACCCCGACGCAATACTATCCTCCGTTCTACCACTAGGAAAATTGGATAACTCAGTGATATGGAACTGGAATAAAGATCTTCCTCCGCCAGTGCCGGAGTGCATTCACACATTGATCACCGAGCAAGTGAGATTGCGACCCGATGCCCAAGCCATTTGCTCTTGGGATGGCAACCTTACATATGCCGAGATGGACAACCTGTCTACACTGCTCGCACACCACCTGATTGATCTCGGTGTCAAGAACGGTGATATTGTCCCCTTGTGCTTTGAGAAATCTAGGTGGACGACAGTAGGTGTTATGGGTGTCATCAAGGCGGGTGCGGCTTTCGTGCTCATGGATCCGAGTCAGCCTATTCAGCGACGACAGGTTATGGCGCAGCAAGTAAAGGCGACACATATTCTCACTTCAAGAGACCAAGCGAAATACGGATCTGAGATTGCGCCCGAGGCAAAGCATGTCATTGTTGATACGGAAAAACTTGACTCACTCGCCAAAACCATCGAGAATCCTCTTCGAGAACTGCCTCATGTGCCACCCGAATCGCTTCTTTATATCATCTTTACTTCTGGAAGTACAGGAACGCCAAAGGGAGTGATGCTCTCTCATGAGACGTACACTGCCAGTGCGCTTGCGCGAAGCACAGGAATCGGATACTCAAGTATCTCGCGATCGCTCGACTTTACCTCGTACGCCTTTGATGTCAGCATTGACAGTATTCTATGTACGCTCATTCGCGGCGGATGTCTTTGCATTCCCACTGATATGGACCGTGTGAATGATTTGAGCGGCGCGATCCGTCGTTTGAAGGTTAACATGGTCAACATCACACCTTCTGTCGCGCGCATCCTGGACCCCGATATCATCCCATCATTGAACAGTCTTGGTATCGGTGGTGAGGCTTGCTCAGCTGGAGACATTGCCATTTGGGGTCAACATACACGAATTGTTATCGGTTACGGTCCCGCTGAGTGTACCATTGGATGCACTGTCAACCCCAGCGCGGCAGGCAAGCCGTATGTCAGCATGGGTCCAGGTACTGGCGCATGTATCTGGCTGGTCGACCCTGACGACCACAACAAGCTTGTGCCGGTAGGTGCAGTTGGTGAACTGCTCATTGAGGGTCCCATCGTTGGTCAAGGTTATCTTGGAGATCCCGAGAAGACGAAAGAGGCTTTCATTCATGACCCGGACTTCCTCCTCGCCGGCGCAGATGGTATTCCCGGACGAAGTGGTCGCCTATACAAGTCGGGAGACTTGGTCCGATACGATCCCGATGGCGAAAACGGTTTCATTTTTGTCGGTCGTAAGGATACACAGATCAAGCTTCGCGGACAGCGCGTGGAACTGGGCGAGATTGAACACCACATCAAGAACCTCCTTCCTCCAGGAGCCGAAGTTGTCGCTGAGATCATCGCGCCACGAAACCAGAACAAAGAGTCAATGCTTGTGGCTTTTGTTGCGGACCGTGAAGCCAAAGATGAGGGAGACTCTCGTCATATTGACTTCCCACCTCGTTTCCGCGATGCCCTCGAAACACTGAATGACAAGCTTTCCAAGGTCCTGCCTGTGTACATGGTTCCTACTCAGTACATCACACTCTCAAAGATCCCGTACCTTGTGTCTGGTAAGACGGATCGCAAGTCGCTGCGTGCTCTCGGCGCAGAGATCTCCGCCAACATGCAAGCCTCGGCGGCCGCAAATGAGAGCTCAGAGATTCGTGAGCCACAGTCCGAGGCTGAGCTGTTCCTGCGCGATTCTTGGTGTCGCTTGCTTGGTCTTGAGAATAAGCAAGTCAGCACTACACACAACTTCTTCACATCAGGCGGTGACTCAGTCCTTGCAATGAAGCTTGTTCCAATTGTTCGCGACTGGGGTTACACGCTCTCTGTCGCCGACATCTTCAACTACCCGGTCCTTTCCGACATGGCTAAGTCTATGCAAAAGGGCGACAACAGCCAGGGAATTGATATGCAAATTCCCGAGTTCTCTTTGCTCAAGGATGACATGGATCGTGAAGCTTTGTGTGCTGAGGCTGCCGAGCAATCTGGTTGCGATGTCAGTGCGATTGAGGACATTTATCCTTGTGCGCCCATGCAAGAGATTCACATGGCCTTTTACACGAGATCAAAGGAGAATTATGTTGCGCAACGAATCGCAGACATTCCTGCTACTAGCTCAATCGACAAACTCAAGTCGGCTTGGAGTGTCGTTTACAAAGAGAGCCCAATCCTTCGCACTCGTATTGTTGAGTTTAAGCAACATGGCTTCATGCAAGTTGTTGTTAACGAGTCTCTACAGTGGGAGGAGGTTGACTCCAGTCTAGAGGAGTTCGTTGAGAAGGATAAGAAGGAGCCCATGTCACCTGGCGCACCTCTCTCGCGCTTTGCTATCGTCACCGACAAGGCTCTCGACAAGCGTTACTTCGTGTGGACAGCCCACCATGCTATCTATGACGGATGGTCAACAGACCTCATTGTCGAACATGCAGGCGCTGCATACAAGGGCGAAGAAGTGTCTCGGCCTGCCCAGTTCAAGCACTTCATTCGCTATCTCGCTGAAGACTCACGCAAGTCTTCCAAGGATTACTGGAAGACTCAGCTTGCCGGAGCCACGGGGCCTCAGTTCCCATCTCTTCCATCACGTTCCTACATCCCTGACCCTACGTCCTTGACTGAGCGATTCATCAAACTTGACAAGGCTGCCAAGTCGGACATCACCATCGCTACCGTCATTCGTGCGGCTTGGGCTTTGCTAGCGTCTCAGTACTCTATGAGCGACGATGTTATTTTTGGAGAGACCTTCATGGGTAGAACCATTCCTCTTCCTGGCGCTGAGTTGATTGAAGGTCCCATTCTGGCTACAGTCCCGGTCCGTATTCGTCTTGACCGCACAACAACTGTTCAAGACTTCCTCCGAGCCGTACAAGAACAAAGCGTCAAACGCGCTGCTCATGAGCACCTTGGTATCCAACACATCCGACGACTCAGCGAAGACGCCCAGATTGCTTGTGAGGTCACCATGGGTCTTGTCGTCCAGCCTCAAGATCCTGATCCTATTGAGACTGAGAACGACACTCTTCCATCATTCCGAGGAGGCGACGCTGCTCTCGAAGCTCTGCACTTTAACTCATATCCTCTGATGTTGGCTGTGTCTATGCAAAAGACAGGTTTCCGACTTTTGGCAAGCTTTGACTCGGAGCTCTTGAGCCACGTGCAAGTCGAGCGCGTGCTGTCGCAATTTGAAGTTGCTATCAACCAGCTTCGCGGTGACATGTCGCGCTCATTGAACGAGCTGACATGCTTGGGCGCGGAAGAGCTTGGTCAGATTTGGGAAGCGAACAAGTACGCCCCTGTATCTCCCAAGGATATCTCTAGATTCCTGTCCACCGGCGACAAGTACCCTACTGTTCAATATATCCCTTGGGTAGTTCAGCCTGGCAATGACAAGCTTCTCATGCCTTTGGGAAGCACTGGAGAACTCCTTCTTGAGGGCGCCGCTTTGGCGGGTGATGATGTTATTGATACTCCCGAATGGCTCAAGGAGGGTGCAATGGGATACCCAGGACGACAGGGCAAGCTGTTCCGTACCGGAGATCTCGTCAAGTACAGCGATGACATGAGCCTAGTATTCATCGGTCGGAAAGATGCCATGACTAGCGTAGATGGACGTGTCGTAGACCTCAACGCTACCGATCTTGAACTCAAGCGACTTCTGCCCAGCAACTGCAAGGCTGTCAGTAGACTTGTTGTTCCCAAGGGCTCTAGCAGCCAGACACCTGTGGTGGTTGCTTTCGTTCAAGAGACGCCCGCCAAGGATGCCCAATTGCTCAAGCTTGGTCTTGACATCAGTGATGCTTCACTGCCCTTGTCGCAGGCTGTTTCCGTTGAGCTTGCGACCGCCATAATCGGTCTTAACAAGGCCATGGTTGAGACTCTGCCACCCTACGCAATTCCCTCGATCTGCATTCCTCTTGATAACTCTGCCAACATCAGTTCAATTGACAATGTTGCCGAGAACATTACTTTGTCGTTGGTAGTCGAGCTGCGCAAGTCTTTCGCGTCCCTCAAAAAGACCATCGCGGATACTACGGTCTTGACTACAAAAGAGCGCGTGCTTCGCGCGTCATGGTCCAAATTCCTTGGtagtgaagaagagaagcttGCGCTTGATGACAACTTCTTCCGCCTGGGCGGTGACTCAATTGTGGCCATGCGCATGGTCTCGGCTCTGCGACAAGAAGGCTACCGTCTCTCTGTAGCGAGTATCTTCCAAAACATGCAGCTTAGAGGCATGGCTGACTCACTGGTTGAGATCTCAACTGAGAGTGAAGAGTCAACTAAGAAGTATACTACCTTCTCATTACTCAACACGAAGGATATCGACGACTTCTTGATAAAGGTTATCCAGCCTCAATTGGCCAATCCAGAGTGGAAGATCAAGGACGTTCTGCCTGCGACTGGACCTCAGGCTGGCGATGTCAAGCAATCCGTTTTCGCGCCACGAAGCTCCGTTCAATACAACATGCTCTACCTGGATCAGTCAATCGACACTGCCCGCCTCATCGACAGCTTCCAGTACCTTGTTTCTCAGCATGCTATTCTTCGAACCGTATTTGTTCAGAATGAAGGACAGACTTTGCAGGTCGTGCTTGATGACTTGAAGGTGCCTGTCACGGAACAAAGTGTTGGGGGTTCAATTGACTCTGCCGCCAAGCAGCTCGCTGAATCAGATGTCAACagcagcaccgatcttactcATGGCTCTTCCTTCATCCGCCTGTTTATCCTTCGTGGTGAGACTGAGAATGCCTTCGTCATCCGAATTTCTCACGCTCAATACGACGGTGTTTCTCTACCTGAGCTCATCCGCCAACTCGAGCTTCGGTACCGAGGTCTGGAGATCCCATCCTCGGAGCCTTTCGAGACCTACCTCCAGCATCTTTCCACCGTCAAGCCTCAAAATGTCGAGTTCTGGCGCAAAAACCTCCAAGGTTCCTCGTACACTGAGATTGCTCCCGCTGCGGATCCTCAGAAGAAGACGGCCTTTATGACAAAGGATGTGGACATTTCTGGAGCCTCGCCTAACACTACACACGCAATGTTGCTCACCGCGGGTTGGGCCAAGGTCCTGTCGCAGCACCTTGACGTGCCTGATGTCACTTTCGGTGGCATTGTGTCTGGTCGCGACATCGATGTCACCGGAATTGACACCATCATGGGTCCCTGCTACCAATACCAGCCTGTGCGAGTCAAGTTCGAACCTAACTGGACAGCAACAGACCTCTTGGACTCAGTACGAAGCCAGTCCCTCGAGGGAAGTCAGCGCGCCACGCTTAGCTTTCAGGAAATACTCAAGGAATGTACGGATTGGCCAGCGGAAACTCCCTTCTACGGATCCTTCACAAATCACCTCAACAAAGAGTTCTTTGACTCAATTCCTTTCGCGGGAACAAAGTGCCGCGTAGACTACTCAATTCCTCATCCCGAGCCTGCGACACCACCCCGTGTTGTGTCATTCTCGGAGGATGGCAGGACGCAGATTGGCATTGAAGCTGACGAAGAGCGTCGGGAATTCTGGGAGGCTCGATTGGGCGAGTTGGCTCATGTTATTGAGGGTTTCATCAAGAATCCTGAAGCATTGATCTAA
- a CDS encoding hypothetical protein (SECRETED:SignalP(1-17)), with product MLFKSIFISSLATSALAIYLPEDHYLVRDNSAATGGPKCDCSGDNLRYNSTLAKDYICGDKRLGPSRLPTKLPLGTFVTGYDRFGGLSPNDFLGKWYNSTEGPDGREAGWIYPEKYGFELDEEKLPIKANVDLMPGTLVDRFGYNTGRYISPATAPFSQRALHPQNLDNDVNKQFPNNYHVYNVTRMFTVQAGPIRPWFGQPGFGVQFFLGNGISVKDYLDNGHLVELKPSDLLKDGTGCGFAREGDDSVSDEL from the exons ATGTTGTTCAagtccatcttcatctcgtcGCTCGCGACCAGTGCTCTGGCCATATACCTGCCTGAAGACCATTACCTGGTTAGAGACAACTCGGCTGCGACGGGAGGACCCAAGTGCGACTGCTCTGGTGACAATTTGCGATACAACTCGACGCTCGCAAAGGACTATATCTGTGGCGACAAGCGTCTTGGTCCCAGCCGTCTTCCAACCAAGCTTCCTCTTGGAACATTCGTCACTGGGTACGACCGCTTTGGAGGACTGTCTCCAAATGACTTCCTTGGGAAGTGGTATAACTCCACTGAGGGACCTGATGGCCGCGAGGCAGGATGGATCTACCCTGAGAAGTATGGCTTTGagcttgatgaagagaagctTCCCATCAAGGCGAACGTGGACCTGATGCCCGGTACGCTCGTTGACCGTTTTGGCTACAACACTG GCCGTTACATCTCCCCTGCCACCGCTCCGTTCTCCCAGAGAGCCCTCCACCCCCAGAACCTCGACAACGATGTCAACAAGCAATTCCCCAACAACTACCACGTTTACAATGTGACCAGGATGTTCACTGTCCAGGCTGGACCTATCAGGCCTTGGTTCGGTCAGCCAGGCTTTGGAGTCCAATTCTTCCTTGGCAATGGCATCAGCGTGAAGGATTATCTTGACAACGGACACTTGGTTGAGTTGAAGCCATCCGATCTGCTCAAGGATGGAACTGGCTGTGGCTTTGCGCGTGAGGGCGACGATTCAGTCTCCGACGAGCTGTGA